In a single window of the Acinetobacter sp. CS-2 genome:
- a CDS encoding acyltransferase — translation MSSQNTKQPILKKISRGLTVGSVITGSTFFHGPPVLALGLTKLIKKSRKVDETNIQITNSWLSVNNWLIDHVLPNLKWDITIEKGLELSMQGRYLMTCNHQSWVDTTVNQYFGLTRMPLTRFFTKWELIFIPFVGQAFKILGFPMMKRHSKEQIAKNPELKTRDMEESRKACEQLLSQPFTLLNYLEGTRFTPEKHAQQQSPYKHLLKPKAGGLALALNILGDKIDALVDMTIVYPDGVPGYGDFWLGEVNRIAVNLRKIEIPDWVLGGNYEDDAEYRERFQQWVHALWTEKDQLIERMQQELAAKA, via the coding sequence ATGTCATCTCAAAATACCAAGCAACCGATATTAAAAAAAATATCTCGCGGGCTTACTGTCGGATCGGTCATTACTGGAAGCACTTTTTTTCATGGACCACCTGTACTCGCTTTGGGATTAACCAAACTCATTAAAAAATCACGTAAAGTAGACGAAACCAACATTCAAATTACCAACAGCTGGCTCAGTGTCAATAATTGGCTGATCGACCATGTATTGCCCAACTTAAAGTGGGATATCACGATTGAGAAAGGTTTAGAGCTCAGTATGCAAGGCCGTTACCTGATGACCTGTAACCATCAAAGCTGGGTGGATACTACGGTAAATCAATACTTTGGTTTAACCCGCATGCCACTTACCCGTTTTTTTACCAAGTGGGAGCTGATCTTTATTCCTTTCGTCGGGCAAGCCTTTAAAATTTTGGGCTTCCCGATGATGAAGCGCCATAGCAAGGAACAGATTGCAAAAAATCCGGAACTTAAAACCCGTGATATGGAAGAATCGCGTAAAGCCTGTGAACAGTTATTAAGTCAACCGTTTACCTTATTGAACTATTTGGAAGGTACGCGCTTTACGCCAGAGAAACATGCACAGCAGCAATCACCTTATAAGCATTTACTCAAACCTAAAGCGGGTGGCTTAGCCTTGGCCCTCAACATTTTAGGTGACAAAATTGATGCGCTGGTCGACATGACTATTGTTTATCCGGATGGTGTCCCAGGTTATGGCGATTTCTGGCTAGGAGAGGTCAATCGCATTGCGGTGAATTTGCGTAAAATCGAGATTCCAGACTGGGTATTAGGTGGTAATTATGAAGATGATGCTGAATATCGTGAACGTTTTCAGCAATGGGTTCATGCGCTATGGACTGAAAAAGACCAGCTGATCGAACGCATGCAGCAAGAGTTGGCAGCAAAAGCTTAA
- a CDS encoding OmpA family protein, which translates to MRALVISAAVAGALALSGCQTTGNNIGGMEYDKTAIGAIVGAAAGYGLSKSNANTSAQNNRAAAIGAVLGGATGVYLDNKEKKLRQQMAGTGVDVTRNPDGSVGLIMPGNITFDTNKSNIKPNFYTTLNKVAQTLTEDNKSGILVTGYTDSTGNDSINIPLSQARAQSVASYLASKGVSTSRINAQGQGAANPIADNNTASGREQNRRVEISIYAIQ; encoded by the coding sequence ATGCGTGCACTAGTCATTTCAGCAGCAGTAGCAGGGGCATTGGCACTATCAGGCTGTCAAACAACTGGCAACAACATTGGCGGTATGGAATACGATAAAACAGCAATTGGCGCAATAGTGGGTGCAGCTGCGGGTTATGGTCTTTCTAAAAGTAACGCAAACACAAGCGCTCAAAATAACCGTGCTGCAGCAATCGGTGCTGTATTAGGCGGTGCAACAGGTGTATATCTGGACAATAAAGAGAAAAAATTACGTCAACAAATGGCGGGTACTGGTGTAGATGTTACACGTAATCCGGATGGTTCTGTTGGCCTGATTATGCCGGGTAACATTACTTTTGATACCAACAAATCAAATATCAAACCTAACTTCTACACTACTTTGAATAAAGTTGCGCAAACTTTAACTGAAGATAACAAGAGCGGTATTCTTGTAACTGGTTATACAGACAGCACTGGTAATGACTCTATCAACATTCCATTGTCTCAAGCGCGTGCTCAGTCAGTAGCAAGCTACTTGGCTTCTAAAGGCGTTTCAACTTCACGTATTAATGCTCAAGGTCAAGGCGCTGCTAACCCAATCGCTGACAACAATACAGCATCGGGTCGTGAACAAAACCGCCGTGTAGAAATCAGCATCTACGCAATTCAATAA
- the rep gene encoding DNA helicase Rep, which produces MSSASQLNDKQLEAMKYTQGPLLVLAGAGSGKTSVITRKVAHLVKNCGIPAHRITAMTFTNKAAREMKERVGKLLSREEAKGLSVSTFHTFGLNLLRLELKHTPLKNNFSILDADDCKRILMDLMHRDNLSGAESKELIAKAMKMISDWKNDLIPPEQAHTTCETAEDVQFAHLYQLYERNLRAYNAVDFDDLIVMPTRLLQENAEVRDKWQNRVRYLLVDEYQDTNTAQYMLVKLLVGVMGQFTAVGDDDQSIYAWRGAKPENMALLKEDFPNLKVIKLEQNYRSTSRILKAANTVIGNNPHIFDKKLWSDKGHGEVIRVITCRNDDDESERVVKDLITHKLMNGKNWKDYAILYRGNFQARILETQLRQMQIPYKLSGGQSFFARAEIKDIMSYLRLIINPEDDSAFLRIINTPKRAIGPVTLEKLGLFAQENHLSLLAAAGDQRLTMVMPKKATTQLAEFSDFIANFTRNLLDDDEPVPIIRQMMHEAGYIDYLKENAATPAQEKTKLDNIEVLYSSIQSLINRAEDVDDKNIESVIRKMVLLDMLEQQQEEEDTDKVNLLTLHASKGLEFPYVYLIGLEEEILPHKNSIAAETVEEERRLMYVGITRARQGLTITLAEQRKAGGQMKQMTPSRFLDELPQDELEWLGRKKKLAGNIDPKLQAQHYLENLRALIKR; this is translated from the coding sequence ATGTCGTCGGCAAGTCAACTCAATGACAAGCAACTTGAAGCCATGAAATACACTCAAGGGCCCTTGTTAGTACTTGCAGGGGCAGGTTCAGGTAAAACCTCGGTAATTACTCGAAAAGTCGCACATCTGGTTAAGAATTGTGGTATTCCGGCACATCGTATTACCGCCATGACCTTTACCAATAAGGCCGCACGTGAGATGAAAGAGCGTGTGGGCAAATTATTATCTCGTGAAGAAGCGAAAGGCTTGTCTGTTTCAACATTCCATACTTTTGGTTTGAATTTGCTGCGACTGGAACTCAAACATACACCGTTAAAGAATAATTTTTCTATTTTGGATGCCGATGATTGTAAGCGCATTCTGATGGATTTAATGCACCGCGATAATTTGTCGGGTGCGGAAAGTAAGGAACTCATTGCCAAGGCAATGAAAATGATTTCGGACTGGAAAAATGACCTGATTCCACCGGAACAGGCTCACACCACCTGTGAAACAGCCGAAGATGTACAGTTTGCGCATTTATATCAACTCTATGAGCGCAACTTGCGTGCCTATAATGCGGTGGACTTTGATGACCTGATTGTGATGCCAACCCGTTTACTACAAGAAAATGCCGAAGTCCGGGATAAGTGGCAAAATCGTGTTCGTTATCTGTTGGTCGACGAATATCAAGACACCAATACGGCGCAGTATATGTTGGTGAAACTGTTGGTTGGCGTGATGGGGCAATTTACGGCCGTAGGTGACGATGACCAATCCATTTATGCATGGCGTGGTGCAAAACCAGAAAACATGGCGCTGTTGAAAGAGGATTTTCCTAATTTAAAAGTGATTAAATTAGAGCAAAATTACCGTTCGACCAGTCGTATTTTGAAAGCTGCAAATACGGTCATTGGCAATAACCCGCATATTTTTGATAAAAAACTCTGGTCTGATAAAGGCCACGGTGAGGTAATTCGGGTGATTACCTGCCGTAATGATGATGATGAATCAGAACGCGTGGTGAAAGATTTAATTACCCATAAGCTGATGAATGGTAAAAACTGGAAAGATTATGCGATTTTATATCGTGGTAATTTTCAGGCCCGTATTTTAGAAACACAACTGCGTCAAATGCAGATTCCCTACAAGCTTTCTGGTGGCCAGTCTTTCTTTGCACGTGCAGAAATTAAAGACATCATGAGTTACTTGCGTTTAATTATTAACCCTGAAGATGACAGTGCATTTTTACGGATTATTAATACGCCTAAACGTGCCATTGGTCCGGTGACACTGGAAAAATTGGGCTTGTTCGCTCAAGAAAATCATTTGTCGTTATTGGCCGCGGCAGGTGATCAGCGCCTGACCATGGTGATGCCAAAAAAAGCCACTACACAACTGGCTGAATTTTCTGATTTTATTGCCAACTTTACCCGTAATCTACTCGATGATGATGAGCCTGTGCCGATTATTCGCCAGATGATGCATGAAGCGGGCTATATTGATTATCTTAAAGAAAATGCAGCAACACCGGCACAGGAAAAAACCAAGCTAGATAATATTGAAGTGCTGTATAGCAGCATTCAGAGCCTGATTAACCGCGCTGAAGATGTGGATGACAAGAATATTGAAAGCGTGATTCGTAAAATGGTACTGCTGGATATGCTGGAGCAGCAGCAGGAAGAAGAAGATACCGATAAAGTGAATTTATTGACTTTGCATGCATCCAAAGGTCTGGAATTTCCTTATGTCTATCTGATTGGACTAGAAGAAGAAATTCTGCCGCATAAAAACTCGATTGCAGCCGAAACCGTGGAAGAAGAACGCCGTTTGATGTACGTGGGTATTACCCGTGCCCGTCAAGGTTTGACCATTACTTTGGCTGAGCAGCGTAAAGCGGGCGGACAGATGAAACAGATGACCCCAAGCCGCTTCCTGGATGAATTGCCGCAAGATGAACTGGAATGGCTAGGTCGCAAGAAAAAATTGGCAGGCAATATTGATCCAAAATTGCAAGCCCAGCATTATCTGGAAAATTTACGCGCGCTAATCAAGCGTTAA
- the dut gene encoding dUTP diphosphatase: MKVQVKVLDTRLGNEWPMPTYATSGSAGLDLRACVDEATVIEPGQTVLVKTGLAIYIEDTNFAGLILPRSGLGHKHGIVLGNLVGLIDSDYQGELMVSVWNRSQTAFTLQPGERLAQYVLVPVVQAQFDIVNEFEATERGAGGFGHTGKG; this comes from the coding sequence ATGAAAGTTCAAGTGAAAGTACTCGATACACGTTTAGGCAATGAATGGCCGATGCCTACCTATGCGACTTCGGGTTCAGCAGGTTTGGACTTGCGTGCTTGTGTCGATGAAGCGACTGTCATTGAACCGGGTCAAACAGTATTGGTGAAAACCGGTTTGGCTATTTATATTGAAGATACAAATTTTGCTGGCTTAATTTTGCCGCGTTCAGGTCTGGGCCATAAACATGGGATTGTTTTAGGCAATCTGGTCGGCCTGATTGATTCGGATTATCAAGGCGAGTTGATGGTATCGGTTTGGAATCGTAGCCAAACAGCATTTACCTTGCAACCGGGTGAACGTTTAGCACAATATGTACTTGTTCCTGTTGTCCAGGCGCAGTTTGATATTGTGAATGAATTTGAAGCGACTGAACGCGGTGCTGGTGGTTTTGGCCATACGGGTAAAGGCTAA
- a CDS encoding phosphomannomutase/phosphoglucomutase: MNFKNKKFPLQIFRAYDIRGKISLLTPEIVQATAYGLVEQYHKAGQTQLAIGYDARLTSPQYAEIIRRVCEEKGLHATIIGCCSTPLLYFIARQFGGNGIMITASHNPKTDNGIKWIVQGEPPCPDMIQQVGQSASVAFDLLHNLVIQPVQHEIVVKYCLEYQQALLNDIQLKRPFKVVLDGLNGSAGRCAALVLKKLGCELTTIRCEANGHFPDHAPDPSQEKNLAELKQTVLEQQADIGIALDGDGDRVVLIDEHGTTISADRLLSLFSEMCLKTHPGHEVVFDVKCSTMVANTVRHLGGQAKMIRTGSSFLRTYMSQSKGRAVFGGEYAGHYVFNDGRGFGYDDGLYAALRVLEYLGQQADLTLSQALKAYPERYCTEDTYISTHNIEPKAVLHDVEMQSQDFGAQLSKIDGVRLDFKDGFGIIRASNTGEYFTVRFDADNPVRLNDIRHTFVSMLSDRYPQIAQDILDAQ; the protein is encoded by the coding sequence ATGAATTTTAAAAATAAAAAATTTCCTCTACAAATTTTTCGTGCCTATGATATTCGTGGAAAAATATCACTTTTGACGCCTGAAATTGTACAAGCGACTGCCTATGGATTGGTTGAGCAATATCACAAGGCTGGGCAAACACAGCTGGCTATCGGCTATGATGCACGTTTAACCAGTCCCCAATATGCAGAAATTATCAGACGGGTATGTGAAGAAAAAGGACTGCATGCCACAATCATTGGCTGTTGTTCGACACCCCTTTTATATTTTATTGCCCGTCAGTTTGGCGGTAATGGCATTATGATTACAGCCAGCCATAATCCAAAAACTGACAATGGCATTAAATGGATTGTTCAGGGTGAACCACCCTGTCCAGACATGATTCAACAGGTCGGTCAGAGCGCGAGCGTGGCTTTTGATCTATTACATAATCTGGTGATTCAACCGGTTCAGCATGAAATTGTGGTGAAATACTGTCTTGAATATCAACAGGCACTCCTAAACGATATCCAGTTAAAGCGACCATTTAAGGTGGTGCTGGATGGCCTGAATGGCTCAGCTGGACGCTGTGCAGCCCTGGTGTTAAAAAAACTGGGCTGTGAACTGACCACTATCCGTTGTGAAGCCAATGGCCATTTTCCTGACCATGCACCCGATCCGTCACAAGAGAAAAATCTGGCAGAGTTAAAGCAGACCGTGCTTGAACAGCAGGCTGATATTGGTATTGCTCTGGATGGCGATGGCGACCGAGTGGTGTTGATTGATGAACATGGCACCACAATCTCCGCAGACCGGTTGTTGTCGCTATTTTCAGAAATGTGTCTTAAAACCCATCCCGGTCATGAAGTGGTTTTTGATGTCAAATGTTCCACCATGGTGGCGAATACGGTGCGTCATCTAGGCGGACAGGCCAAAATGATCCGTACCGGAAGCTCTTTTTTACGGACTTACATGTCGCAGTCCAAAGGCAGAGCTGTATTTGGTGGAGAATATGCAGGTCATTATGTGTTTAATGACGGGCGTGGTTTTGGCTATGATGATGGTCTGTATGCTGCGTTACGGGTACTGGAATATCTTGGTCAGCAGGCTGATTTAACCCTATCTCAGGCCTTAAAGGCTTATCCGGAACGTTATTGTACTGAAGATACCTATATTAGTACGCATAACATAGAGCCCAAAGCAGTATTGCATGATGTCGAAATGCAAAGTCAGGATTTTGGTGCCCAGTTAAGTAAAATTGATGGGGTACGACTTGATTTTAAAGATGGATTTGGCATTATTCGGGCATCGAATACCGGGGAATATTTTACCGTGCGCTTTGATGCGGATAATCCTGTAAGATTAAACGATATTCGACATACATTTGTTTCCATGTTAAGTGACCGATATCCTCAAATCGCACAAGACATTTTAGATGCTCAATAA
- the argB gene encoding acetylglutamate kinase, translating to MPYQHTGLDKAQVLTEALPYIQRFAGKTLVVKYGGNAMTDPELESSFARDIVLLKTVGLNPIVVHGGGPQVDSFLKQLGRESDRIDGMRVTDPATMEVVEMVLGGSVNKSIVNLINQHGGRAIGLTGKDGNLLRAQKLLMEKTAEDGTVKQIDLGLVGEVVGVKTDVLEMFTQGDFIPVIAPLGVDEEGNTYNINADLVAGKVAEALGAEKLILLTNITGVLDENKNLLTGLTTQEVDRLIETGVIYGGMIPKVGCALDAVKGGVVSAHIVDGRVPHATLLEIFTDHGVGTLITNRAKH from the coding sequence ATGCCATATCAACATACCGGCCTCGACAAAGCACAAGTTTTGACTGAAGCTTTGCCGTACATTCAACGTTTTGCAGGTAAAACGCTGGTTGTGAAATATGGTGGCAACGCAATGACCGACCCAGAGCTGGAAAGCTCGTTTGCACGTGACATTGTATTGTTAAAAACCGTCGGTTTAAATCCGATCGTGGTACATGGTGGTGGTCCTCAAGTAGATTCATTCCTGAAACAATTGGGTCGTGAATCTGACCGTATTGATGGTATGCGCGTGACTGATCCTGCGACTATGGAAGTGGTTGAAATGGTTTTAGGCGGTAGCGTGAACAAATCCATCGTGAATCTGATTAACCAGCATGGTGGTCGTGCCATTGGTTTGACTGGTAAAGATGGCAACTTGTTACGTGCACAAAAGCTATTGATGGAAAAAACCGCAGAAGATGGCACAGTGAAGCAGATTGATCTGGGGCTGGTCGGTGAAGTCGTTGGTGTGAAAACCGATGTATTGGAAATGTTTACTCAAGGTGATTTCATTCCTGTGATTGCACCGCTGGGTGTAGATGAAGAAGGCAATACCTATAACATCAATGCCGATTTGGTGGCAGGTAAAGTCGCTGAAGCTTTAGGCGCAGAAAAACTGATTTTGCTAACCAATATTACCGGTGTGCTGGACGAAAATAAAAACCTGCTGACGGGTTTAACGACCCAGGAAGTGGACCGTTTAATAGAAACCGGTGTGATTTATGGCGGCATGATTCCAAAAGTGGGCTGTGCACTAGATGCAGTCAAAGGTGGCGTGGTTAGTGCACATATTGTTGATGGCCGTGTTCCCCATGCCACTTTATTGGAAATTTTTACCGATCATGGAGTAGGAACTTTAATTACTAACCGTGCCAAGCATTAA
- a CDS encoding class II glutamine amidotransferase: MCQLLGMNCATPTDVTFSFRGFSQRAGITSDHCDGFGIAFFEDKACRLFVDNQSAVESPIAELIRNYPIKSRNVIAHIRKATQGKINLENSHPFSRELWGRQWIFAHNGDLHDFNPTLSGRFTPVGNTDSERAFCYLLDQLVLKFGYHEPKLDQVFDLLAEVSPKIAEHGTFNFCLSNGQALFTYAITKLHWLVREYPFKPAQLIDLDVEVDFSQVTTPEDRVAVITTEPLTQNETWNAFVPGEMILFQDGRPVRKQQTHVERLERERLNPALKRITKADQY, encoded by the coding sequence ATGTGTCAGTTACTCGGAATGAATTGTGCTACGCCAACGGATGTGACTTTCTCATTTCGTGGTTTTTCTCAGCGTGCTGGCATTACATCAGACCATTGTGATGGTTTTGGCATTGCTTTTTTTGAAGATAAAGCCTGTCGACTTTTTGTCGATAATCAATCCGCAGTTGAATCGCCGATTGCTGAACTGATCCGTAATTATCCAATTAAGTCGCGCAATGTGATTGCACATATCCGTAAAGCCACCCAGGGTAAAATCAATCTGGAAAATTCACATCCCTTTAGCCGTGAGCTTTGGGGACGGCAGTGGATTTTTGCCCATAATGGTGATTTACATGACTTTAATCCGACTTTATCGGGGCGTTTTACTCCAGTTGGCAATACCGACAGTGAGCGTGCATTCTGTTATTTGTTAGATCAACTGGTACTTAAGTTTGGTTATCATGAACCCAAACTCGATCAGGTCTTCGATTTATTGGCTGAAGTTTCTCCAAAAATAGCCGAACATGGCACCTTTAATTTCTGCCTGTCGAACGGTCAGGCACTCTTTACGTATGCAATTACCAAATTGCACTGGCTGGTACGTGAATATCCTTTTAAACCTGCACAATTGATTGATCTGGACGTTGAAGTTGATTTCAGTCAGGTGACGACTCCAGAAGATCGTGTCGCCGTCATTACCACAGAACCTTTAACCCAAAATGAAACCTGGAACGCTTTTGTACCAGGAGAGATGATTTTATTTCAGGATGGCCGACCGGTTCGGAAACAGCAGACTCATGTTGAGCGTTTAGAACGTGAACGCTTGAATCCGGCATTGAAACGAATCACTAAAGCCGATCAATATTGA
- a CDS encoding bacteriohemerythrin yields MKMKWVPEYNTGIDVIDDQHKRILDYINEIDDIVENTDRARIKQILENIIDYTQSHFTFEESLQEEAGYKYRVPHKRVHDLFIKKIESYRDRFEMGQAIEGELHEVLAKWLINHIQHDDADYVGAVKQNMMGIIKEKEQKKGKNWFARFFS; encoded by the coding sequence ATGAAAATGAAATGGGTTCCAGAATATAATACTGGCATCGATGTGATTGACGATCAACATAAACGAATTCTGGATTACATCAATGAAATTGATGATATCGTTGAAAATACCGACCGTGCGCGTATTAAACAGATTCTTGAAAATATTATTGATTACACTCAGTCGCATTTTACTTTTGAAGAATCTTTGCAGGAAGAGGCAGGTTATAAATACCGCGTACCGCATAAACGTGTCCATGATTTATTCATTAAAAAGATTGAATCTTATCGTGATCGCTTTGAAATGGGACAGGCGATTGAAGGTGAATTGCATGAAGTACTGGCGAAATGGCTGATTAACCATATTCAGCATGATGATGCTGATTATGTCGGTGCTGTAAAACAAAACATGATGGGCATTATTAAAGAAAAAGAACAGAAAAAAGGTAAAAACTGGTTTGCTCGGTTTTTCTCATAA
- a CDS encoding RnfH family protein: MSETQQVWVAYAAPEQQFHIAVPFQQGMTALEAIEQSGIRVQVDLAEPLALGIFGVRLKDLHHILQAGDRVEIYRPLTINPKDIRRKRAAANPVGRYCRGNRFKQLK; encoded by the coding sequence ATGAGTGAGACACAACAGGTTTGGGTCGCCTATGCAGCACCCGAGCAACAGTTTCATATTGCGGTGCCCTTTCAGCAAGGGATGACCGCTTTAGAGGCGATTGAACAAAGTGGTATTCGGGTACAGGTTGATTTGGCAGAACCACTTGCTCTGGGAATTTTTGGCGTGCGCCTGAAAGATCTGCACCATATTTTACAAGCCGGTGACCGTGTCGAGATTTATCGACCGCTAACTATCAATCCGAAGGATATTCGACGCAAACGTGCAGCAGCCAACCCGGTTGGGCGATATTGTCGTGGAAATCGCTTTAAACAATTGAAGTAA
- a CDS encoding outer membrane protein assembly factor BamE: MQKIMLTLFVTSLLAGCSTLGVYKVDIPQGTPLTQAQASKIQVGMSHQQVRFLLGSPTVTDPMNPLRWDYIYNYIPGTYAKKAKIPAAHGQHLKIYFDQTGTVQKIEGLETIPESQPGLPGSKEAILTAPPI; the protein is encoded by the coding sequence ATGCAAAAAATCATGTTGACGTTATTCGTCACTTCACTGCTCGCAGGCTGTTCGACCTTGGGCGTTTATAAAGTTGATATTCCTCAAGGAACACCATTAACTCAAGCACAAGCATCAAAAATTCAAGTCGGTATGAGCCACCAACAAGTTCGCTTTTTGCTAGGCAGTCCAACGGTCACAGATCCAATGAATCCTTTACGTTGGGACTATATCTACAACTACATCCCAGGAACTTATGCTAAAAAAGCCAAGATTCCTGCAGCACATGGTCAACATTTAAAAATTTACTTCGATCAAACCGGTACAGTGCAAAAGATTGAAGGTCTAGAAACTATTCCAGAATCTCAACCCGGCTTACCAGGTTCAAAAGAAGCGATTTTAACTGCGCCACCAATATAG
- the fur gene encoding ferric iron uptake transcriptional regulator, with protein MPISNQDLRKAGLKVTLPRIKILELLENSRQHHLSAEDIYKTLLEQGEDVGLATVYRVLTQFEAAGIIQRHHFENNHSVFEIMQEDHHDHIVCQNCNKVVEFTNDVIEHEQHEVAEKFGFTLTGHSLNLYGYCDAAECQDALRKK; from the coding sequence ATGCCTATTTCAAATCAAGATTTACGCAAAGCTGGACTTAAAGTTACGCTTCCACGAATAAAAATATTAGAATTATTAGAAAATTCAAGACAACATCATTTAAGCGCAGAAGATATTTATAAGACTTTACTTGAACAGGGTGAAGATGTCGGTTTAGCAACTGTGTATCGCGTGTTAACACAGTTTGAAGCTGCAGGTATTATCCAGCGTCATCATTTTGAAAATAATCATTCAGTTTTCGAAATTATGCAAGAAGATCATCATGATCATATTGTTTGCCAAAATTGTAATAAAGTGGTCGAATTCACCAACGACGTGATTGAACATGAACAACATGAAGTAGCTGAAAAATTTGGCTTTACTTTAACTGGTCACTCTCTAAATCTGTATGGTTATTGTGATGCAGCGGAATGCCAGGACGCATTACGTAAAAAATAA